The Oscillatoria acuminata PCC 6304 genomic interval CAGCTTTGACCAAACCATCAACCTCTGGAAAGTCCAAACCGGACGCCACATTTGCACCCTCCTCGGTCATACCCATTGGGTTTATGCGATCGCATGGAGTCCCGATGGACAAACCCTCGCCAGTTGCAGTCGCGACAACACCGTAAAATTATGGCAAGTCAAAACAGGCCGAGAAATCCGTACCCTCCCGGGTCACACCCGCGCCACCTGTGCAGTCGCCTTCAGTCCCGATGGCCAAACCCTCGCCACCGGCGGCGATGATGGCACAATTAAAATTTGGGAATGGCATTGAAAGGAGGATGATATTGTTACAGCAGAGGTTAGAAATCTGGGTTTTTAACAAAATCTTTGCTTAAGTTTACACCTTTCAAGTCGTTTTAATAATGACTAAATTTAACAGTTTGAACGAATTATCAATCATCAGGAGAAACCCATGCTAAGAGCAGTACAACAAACCGTTAAAGTCGGAACCGGCGGCAAAATAGAGTTAATAGCCCCCGAATGTCCTGAAGGGGCAGAAGTTCAAGTGATTGTCCTGTTATCAAATTCAAATCAGGGTTTGAAATCCACTATATCTCCTGAAATACAAGCACTATCTCCTGACATAGAATCAGAAACAACGGCCAGCTTCCAATCATCTTTGACAAAAATACAGAACAAAATTCGCCAGTATGTGCCGGAAGGAGAATCTCTGGTAGACGAGTTAATCACTGAACGGCGCGCCGAGGCCAACCGTGAGTAATGTTGTTTTAGATGCTTCGGCACTGCTGGCACTCGTTAACCAAGAACTTGGACATACTCTTGTAGCCAATCTATTACCAAAAGCCCGGATTAGTGCCGTCAATTTGAGTGAATTTGTTGCTAAATTAACAGATCGAGGAATAGCTGAAGAAGAAATTCAGGAAATTTTAGCCGAGTTAAATTTGCAGGTGATTCCCTTCGATGAAGCGCAAGGGGCTTTAGCGGGATACTTACGACCTGTCACCAAACATCTCGGGTTATCTCTGGGAGATCGTGCCTGTTTAGCCTTGGGAATACAGATGAATTGCCCAGTTGTGACGGCAGATCGCGCTTGGGCAAAGCTGACTATTGGCCCTGTGATTCAGGTGATTCGATAAGCCGGTTTGTGTTAAAAATGCTGTACTGTAGGGAGATCCTCTTCAATTGTTTTCTGATTGTGCCATTGGACTCTAACCCCTACGCGATCGCCTTCCATAGCAGCAGTCCCGAACTCGGTCTAGCGTTGAGCAATTTTGCTGAAACCCACCGCTGCCAAACCTGGGACATGGGGCGATCGCTTGCCACCCACCTGCATTCCTATCTTGCCGAGTTTATCTCCCCTCAGACTTGGCAGGATTTCGCCTTTCTTGCCGTTGCCAAAGGACCGGGTAGCTTTACCGGGACCCGCATTGGGGTCGTCACCGCCCGGATTCTCGCCCAGCAACTCTCGATTCCGTTATTTGCAATTTCTAGTTTAGCGGCAGTCGCCTGGTCCCAAACTCGCAGTCAGACTGACAATCAACCGAGGGCGACTGCCCTGCAAATGCCCGCCCAACGGGGTCACTTGTTCACCGCCATTTATGAGATTACTCCCACCGCAGCGATTCCCCTCCTTGCCGATACTGTCCTCACCCCACAACAATGGGAAGAGACCCTCGCCTCTTGTTCGAGTCCCTATCAACTCATCCAAGTTCCAGAAAATTTAGGGTCTACCGTCTCCAGTCTTTTGGAACTCGCCCATCTGGAATGGCAACAGGGGAAACGCCCCCGCAGTTCCGAGGCCCTGCCATTTTACGGACAGCATCCAGTGGACCAGTAAAGGCGATCGGCAACAACAAAACCGCCTGTTGCTTTAACTGTAGGGAAACGGCACTACCTTGTCCTCTTTACTCTTTAGCTGTTTTATTTAACTCAGAAAGCTCAATAACCTTTCGTGCAATTTCAACTTTGCTCTGCCTGAGTAATTTTATCTCGGATTCGTTGAGCCGTCGGGGTTTTGAGCAAGTAACGTGCTTCAGACTCTGTAAGGCAGGCAAAGTTAAAGCCGAATCGGGTTTGCCACCAGTTTTCAAGTTCGGATCCATGTTTTAATCTCAGTGCATCAAGAGTGGTGTTTGTTAAAGTGATATTGGCCGAATACGGTTTACCCGTGAGGACAGTTGCCCCAATGACTTGTCCTCGACCACTAATAATATGAGATCGCAGGTTGGCGAGGGTTCCACCTTGTCCTACGAAGTCGTCAACTAAAAGATAACATTGGTTTGGGGTGACATCTCCCTCAAACTCAGCTTGTCGGGCAAGGCGAGAAAATCCATCGGCCCCTGTATGTCCAACAATATTGGTTTGAACAATTCCACTGTCCGTAGGCCAATGTAATTGCTGGGCTAAGGAACTAGCCAATGCTTCAGGAATCGCATTTACCCCTATAGACTCGATCGCATGGGCTGAAACTAAAGTCACCTGGGTTCCCTCAAAGGTAGATGCTAACTGCTCTACTACTTGTGCTGAAAGCATCTCATTAACCAACTGATATGCAGCTTCAGGGTCTCCTGATTTGGCCTCACGGTAGGCAAAATGCTTTTTCACTTCTAATTCTTGGGCATGAATCCATACTGATGGAAATTCATCGCAAGGAAATCGCACAATAGTCATTTAAACAATTTAAAAATCCAGACACTCTAAATTTAGCCCGCGCAGGCGGGCTTTGTTCGTATAGCCCCACCCTTCAGGGTGCGGGGCCAGGGCTCTTACTCTGGAGAACCAGGAGGTACAGTTGCTGCCCCTTTCTGCTTCGCCCGGTCTTCCCGTTTTTTACGGTCTGCCGCTAAAATGTCTTCCATGACACTGCGGGCTTGAATCATTTTCTCTAAATTGGTTCGGTAGAGGTCGAGGTCTTTAGAGAGTTTATCCACAGGCAGATTCAGCGCGGTGCAGATTTTCTGCACGGCCTCTTGACGGGACTTTTCATTTTTCACCAGTTCTAAGTCAGCTTGTTCGAGGAGGGTAAACAGACCCACCGCAAATAATCGGCTGTACTTGAAATTGGGTTTAGCAGCGATCGCCCCCAGGATGCCTTGGAAATCTCCTTCCATTTCTGGTCCTGCGGAACGACTCAGTAACGCCACCATTTCCTCCCCGGAATGGCGACTGGCAATTTCCTCTAACCATTGGGCATCTTGGCGATACTTCTGGGGATCAGCTTCTAACCCCTTGCAGATGCCATTAAAAATCGAGATTTTATCCTCTTCAGGTCGATATCCTTGCATAAATCGGTCAAAAGTGGTTACGACTCCGAGGGCATAAATGGGGTCATAATTAAAATCCACATTCACCGACAGCAAGTGCATTTCCACCATCAATTCTTCGACGACCCGCCGATAAATCGAGTTAATCGGACGGGTGTGAATGGTATAGAAGGCTCGCTTGGTATCTGATACGGTGCGGACGTTATTCACGGGGTGCGTTGTTAAGGAGAACTTACTTTCATTTTCTCTCGTAAACGCACTTTTGCCAACCTACATCCGGGGGATCGCCCTCGGTATCTGCCCTGGAATGCTTTAAAATGCAAAATCAACCGGAGAGTTCCGGTGGGATTTTTCATGAAAACGTTGAAATTTTAAAATTCAAAGATGACCCTGACATCGGAGTTAATCGCCCTGGGGCAATACTTAGCGGGGGAATTTGACAATCGAGAACAGGCGATCGCTGACCCGGCATGGTATGTCCACCTGCACCTCTGGCAGCGTCCCGTTCCCGTCCAGTTATTTTCCGAACCCAGTCTGACCCTGTTTGCCGAACAAGCCAACATTCTCCATCTCGATCGCCCCTATCGGCCTCGCATTATGCAACTGCGACAACTTCTCAACGGTGACAGTCCACCCCAGTTAGAAGTGCAGTATTTCATGCTCAAGGACCCCAATCAATACCGGGGGGCGGGTCGCCAACCCCATCTCCTCCAACAGCTAAATCCGGCACAAGTAGAACTCTTGCCCGGATGTACCCTCACCGTCAGCCAGAAACGCTTAACTGACGGGACCTATCATTTTGCTGCATCCTTGCCCTCGGGAGCAAGATGCTGCTTTCTCTATCAAGGAGAAACTCGCCAAGTCGATCTCGGTTTCGAGGCATCCCCGACTGAACTGTTCAGCTTTGACAAAGGCATCGACCCCAATACGGGGAAAGCCTTGTGGGGGGCCATTTTAGGGCCATTTCACTTCACCAAACGTCACGATTTTTCCGGGGAACTGGTTGGACTCGTAAGATGAAAGCCGGTGAGCATTGAGAAGTGTCGGGGATGCCAAACTGGGTTGGAACGGGTCAGACTCGTTTCTCCAATCCCCTTTAGACATTAAGTCGCCATGCTTCGGGGACCCGCTTCCAGGGCTTCTTCTTCAGTTTCGTAGATTTCAAAGACTGAATCCATCATTGTCACTTCAAAAAC includes:
- a CDS encoding type II toxin-antitoxin system VapC family toxin; translation: MSNVVLDASALLALVNQELGHTLVANLLPKARISAVNLSEFVAKLTDRGIAEEEIQEILAELNLQVIPFDEAQGALAGYLRPVTKHLGLSLGDRACLALGIQMNCPVVTADRAWAKLTIGPVIQVIR
- the tsaB gene encoding tRNA (adenosine(37)-N6)-threonylcarbamoyltransferase complex dimerization subunit type 1 TsaB, translating into MLYCREILFNCFLIVPLDSNPYAIAFHSSSPELGLALSNFAETHRCQTWDMGRSLATHLHSYLAEFISPQTWQDFAFLAVAKGPGSFTGTRIGVVTARILAQQLSIPLFAISSLAAVAWSQTRSQTDNQPRATALQMPAQRGHLFTAIYEITPTAAIPLLADTVLTPQQWEETLASCSSPYQLIQVPENLGSTVSSLLELAHLEWQQGKRPRSSEALPFYGQHPVDQ
- a CDS encoding phosphoribosyltransferase — protein: MTIVRFPCDEFPSVWIHAQELEVKKHFAYREAKSGDPEAAYQLVNEMLSAQVVEQLASTFEGTQVTLVSAHAIESIGVNAIPEALASSLAQQLHWPTDSGIVQTNIVGHTGADGFSRLARQAEFEGDVTPNQCYLLVDDFVGQGGTLANLRSHIISGRGQVIGATVLTGKPYSANITLTNTTLDALRLKHGSELENWWQTRFGFNFACLTESEARYLLKTPTAQRIRDKITQAEQS
- the psb29 gene encoding photosystem II biogenesis protein Psp29, coding for MNNVRTVSDTKRAFYTIHTRPINSIYRRVVEELMVEMHLLSVNVDFNYDPIYALGVVTTFDRFMQGYRPEEDKISIFNGICKGLEADPQKYRQDAQWLEEIASRHSGEEMVALLSRSAGPEMEGDFQGILGAIAAKPNFKYSRLFAVGLFTLLEQADLELVKNEKSRQEAVQKICTALNLPVDKLSKDLDLYRTNLEKMIQARSVMEDILAADRKKREDRAKQKGAATVPPGSPE
- a CDS encoding chromophore lyase CpcT/CpeT; the encoded protein is MTLTSELIALGQYLAGEFDNREQAIADPAWYVHLHLWQRPVPVQLFSEPSLTLFAEQANILHLDRPYRPRIMQLRQLLNGDSPPQLEVQYFMLKDPNQYRGAGRQPHLLQQLNPAQVELLPGCTLTVSQKRLTDGTYHFAASLPSGARCCFLYQGETRQVDLGFEASPTELFSFDKGIDPNTGKALWGAILGPFHFTKRHDFSGELVGLVR